The DNA sequence AAGTACGATAAATACATACTGTAAAAgcattgtttattgttagtttatgttagctaatgcttTAAagaattgttaacaaatacaaccttattgtaaagtgttagtGAATAGagtgagtgaagttgaatatctGTCTGTGAGACACTTATGAAAATAACACATAGTTTTACTGCAGTGGCCAAATCAAACACAGACTCAtgtttagtgtgtgtgtgtatgtaaacaCAATATAAAGGATCAttacactgatcacaataacaCACAAGGTCAGCCTTGAGCTAACAAACAGCGTTgacctttgtttatgttgttgctataaaataaaaagtctcGTTTAGGTTGAGGAAGCTGTCCTGTTATTATGTTCAGGAACGCGGTTAAAAATGATTTTCCATCTTCATGACATTCCTAGGAAGCCCCACCCCCCGTTTGAAAATCACTGTCCGTGTTTCAAATGATAGACATCACTACATGAAGAAGAAAGCTGTCGTCCTTTTCTGTTAAAGACATTATATCTCACTTTACAGTGAACATTGAGCGGTGTAACTGTTAAATATTTCTTTTGCTCAAACACCAACATTATTACACACAATCATAAGTTGAAAAAATGATATCATGTAATATATAACTctgactgaagaaagaaagtcaagggtgagtaaaatatgggcTCATTTTCATTTGGGGGTGATGATCTTTAATCCTGCTCCTCTCTTGATTCTTCTGCTCATGCAAAACAAACTGAACTTTATTACGCTTCAAATTCAACACAATATATAAGATTGAGACAAACCGCTTTAGTGTCTGTTGTGAAAGAAGTAATGTTGAAAGTAGGACAGCAGACTGAACTTCctgaacaaacacaaacactcaGTTCCCAATTTAAAAAAGCCGGCGTGAGATAAACAAAAGgcacttttgtgtgtgtgtgtgtgtgtgtgtgtgtgtgtgtgtgtgtgtgtgtgagtgaccTCTGCTCCAGATTAACAAAAGATCTCAGATGTTTGTTCTGCAGTCTGCCGCGTACGCTGCTGTATGAAGCGTTCCTGTCCACAGCAAGGACACCAGAGATTTCCCACTATTGTCCTGAATGCTCCTCGCTGTTTTAACAgtgcaaacattaaactaaCTACAAATAATCTGCAACACGCCCGGCTGACATTTCATCCTAATATGAATTATAAACTTTTATGGAGACATCTGCTTGATATTCATGAAAGTAATGTTACAGTGCGTTTAAATCTTGGTCTTAAAAATAGACTTCATCATCTTTAAGGACTTTGATGATTTGATTTGTTAATGACTTATGTTACATTTCATTAACCTTTCACAAATCTCATTTCTGAATAGCTGATAACACATGAGTTGAGTTGACAGATGTGAGATCAGTCAGTGTTTTTGTGTCAGTATCGCGTCCACAGCAGCAGCAAGGTCGTCCACATACGCATCTGCTTTCACGCTGGGATGATCTTCATCACTCGGCCTGCAGTAACACAACACAAGAGATGGTTGATGATGACTTTAGGTGTCTGTCTCTCGACTCAGAGCTCATGCTGATAGTCAGAACTGACTGCACGAGGTTGTGGTTATAATGCAATGATGTTTAACCGGCTAGATGAGATTAGACCAATCTGGATATCAGATCATCAGATTTCCACAAAAACAAAGTaaaggtctctctctctctttattagCATTGAGCGTCTGTCAGCTCGTAGTCACTTTATTCTCTTGTTGAATTATAATGCAGTCAATGTGACCAATTCAGCACAATATAGTCTACGCTTTCATTgtactgtgtgtttgtgtgtgtgtgtgtgtgtgtgtgtgtgtgtgtgttgtgtggtGTTAAGATTGTGTTATCAGCACAGGGAAGGACTTCAGCAGAAAATtcttggtgtgtgtgtgtgttagtgtgtgtgtgtgtgtgtgtcagaccTCTAcatttaacacaaaagaaacaaacaatGACAGATGATCTGTAACTCTAAATCACTGTAACTCAATCAGAAAAACTACTTTGTTTCAGTCTGTGTGGAGAGGGCGGGGTCTTGGGAGTTTACACTTCATTACTTTCATCCAATCAGAGAAGAGAGGTGACTGTTTAGAGAAGCTAATGGTGCAAAACCCTACAGAGTCAAACTCCCTTCCTGCAGACAGCTGTGAGCTTCACTATCAACTCTGATCTGAGGTCAGCTGTATTCTCACTAATGGATGATAACTAAAGAACTGCTCTCAGATCAGCACTAGAGCATCTCATCCAGTCACAGGACGTCTGGTGTTATAAGCCTTTAACCAGATCCGGTGGGTGTGTAGTTCTGAAAACAAAACCATCTGACATCACACCGACAAACTTTCCTCATCAGACAGAGGATGGGGTGGGATTAACAAAGGATTACAATAATCTGATTGGACCGAGAGCCCACCGGAAGTGACGTCATTGGATGCTTGAGGGCAGTATAATTAAATGCTGGACTATAGCGCAGCCTGGTGGTCACGTCAGTTACTGATCTTAATTTCACAGAAAACAGTAACGTACACAATCTTGATTATATTATAGAAAAACACAATCAAACATAAACCACCcaaaatttaaaacatttataaattatTCTACTTTACAAAACAACCGTTCATtctggttattattattactgatGACTCAATGTTTACTCTGACGCATATATCTGGACTGATAACAATCCTGCAGCTCTGCAGAAATAAGACTGTTTGTGTTTAGCACTGACCTGTATTTACCCGTTCTGACCTGAACACCTTTTATTCCACAACGCTGAGCTCCACCCACATCATTAACCAGATCATCACCAACCATCACAacctgaaagagagagagagtcattGACTGCTAAACTGTAACATTataacatcatatgtgtgtgtgtgtgtgtgtgtgtctcaccTCATGCGGTTGGAGATTCATGTCTCTCAGAACGCTCTGGAAGAATTCTGGTGATGGTTTTCCAACGACCTCTGCCTGAACATCACAGGCGTACTGAGCAAAACAAGCACAGTTATCAGACGCATCAGACTCTAGAATCAGTCTCAACTCTTTCTGTCTGATCAGAGGTCATTAAAAACACTGAGACTAAATAAGGTGCACATGACCTTGATGTGGTGTATTCACCTCCAGTGCCTTCATGAAAACCCCCACATCCAACTTTAAACCATCAGTCTCCTTGTAGTAGCGTCTGGAGAGAAGAGATCATAATCACACACATCAGGTTAACTGATAATCAAACACATGATCTTGGTGTTGCTCATGGCATTGGTTAAGTCAGAAGTTGAGTTAAGAATCAAGGGTGACTGAATTACTAGTTAATCTGAAGATTAACCCGAGACACCAGAAAGTGTTTGAACATCACGCGTCTCACCCTTGACCCAGAGAGAAGAGAATCGGCTTCTTCAGTCCAATCAGAACACGGAAAGCTTCGTTCAAGTTCTCATATGAAAACCTGTCTGCTGCGTCTCCAATGACAACACAGTTTGGAGAATTCATCTCTATACCATCAAACTCTGGGATTAGATCTGAGatgacaacaaacacacacacatacacacacacacacacacacacacacacacacacagtggcatcattaactctttcattACTGCTGATATTCTTCCAAATTCATATACATTTCTTTCTTCTCTGGAACATGAAAATCTTTTTGGTATATTTTTCTTCAGTGTTATTTTCAATCTCATTATGTTGTTATGCTGATTTGTTGACAGAGCACACAACACATTTCTCTGGTTCTAGTGTGGATTGGATCTGTCACTGTAGACACGCACGCAAGCACACACAGTGATCTGTGAAATAACATTCATTTGAAAGACACAACACTGAGTTTTTCTGCAGTACCATCATGCACCAGCAGGTGTGGCTGCAgtcctctctctctcaggaTGCGCATGAGCGCAGGCGCAGGTGAGAACACGTCACTCACACTGATGTCAAACCCCATTCTCCGCAGTTTCTGCACGAACTTCTCTCGCGTGTTCTGAGTCTCATTAGTGCAGAAGCGCAAGATCAGACCCGAGTCCATTAACCTGACAAAAACACACAGAGACACCCGTCTGTACTACACACATCTACTGCACACATTGCAAAACGGTTTCAGTATTGTATTGTTGTGTATTGAATTCTAAagtttgttttgaaaatgtatcTGACCTCTTGACTGCCTCTACGGAACCTTGTATTGGTCTCCCTCCACCCTCTCCGCTGTCATACAGAACTCCACACATGTCTAAAATCACTCCTTTAACACCTTTCACACACTCCATACTACTGACTGCCGCCATGCACCTGACACCACTGCGCATGTGCAGCGACTGGCCTTATGGGAGATGAAGTTCACAAAGGATcgctttcttttatttttcatacacacatatacacgaACTAACATTAGTTGATCAATATCTTTATTGGCCAATTATACCAGAGCATACAGAGATGCCGGCCGGTTGTTAACGGTTTTGGGTGTTTAAAAGTCAAAAGTTACATATATTGGCACCACTGTACCCAGCAGTCCTGTCCTGTGTCAGAAAAGCATACAACAGTTCACTGGCAGTTGATGAATGAAATCTCGTGCCTGCGGCAATACAAGAGCAGTGTTGCGTCACACTAATAAAACACACTTTCATATTGACACTGCATGAACGATTCACTTAACAACTGCACTACACGATACACTAAAGCGATACACCGCGATCACTGCGTTTTCATCTTGTAGGAATTTCTTTAGAACTAGAATAATTAAAATTTCAGCAGCGCTGGCGCTAGTGACGTCAAGACGCATAGTGACGTGGCTCATTTGAATAATCCGCTGTGAATTACGCGCAGGAAGAAGAGAAGCAACCCGCATCGACCCGCACGGACCCGTACAGACCCGCAGCAGGTAAAAACTTTCCCatcatacacacaaacacttcaCTGATGGTTAAAGCGCATCTGACGCTTCGTGTATCGTATCTTAATGTCGCGGATCAGACGCGTTGTTATTAATAATGAAGTGCGTTGTTATTAATAATGAAGCACAGACACGAGCTCATGTGAGCATCATCAGTATAACAGGATGAGGATGAGGATGTTTATGGTTTGGGTAACAATGAGGATTTCAGTGATGAAGATTAAGATAAGGATAATTAGTGCGTGCGCGTATGCGCGCTTTCTCGAGGGCGTGCTGTCTTTTTTTAACCCCTGGCAGGGGCTCGTGATGGGAGTGTTTGGGGGCAGCTTGCTGAACAGCCAATCGTCGTGGGCTTTATTTTTTACTCAAGGTGAATccgtttaaaaattaaaaacacgAGTGTCCAGaataaacagagaaaacatCATCTGATTCTGAACCAGCACGAGATAATTCactgtaatgtgtgtgtgtgtggtttaaaGATAAATTATGATCTTTTGGTAAATATTTAGACATCTGCTGGTTTATTCTGTATTTCTTTTCAAacttttcattcatttattttttcaaacattAATTAATTCATCTTTTTCACTGACACAGACAGAAGTACACTGAGGTTTAAAAGAGAgcataaaaaatgattttttttaacatcctCAGATTTTTCTGAATACATTAcagaataattatttaaaactcACATTTACGAAATATTGTGAATGAATATAAAAACACTCAAGTGTTGGCATGGCAACAGAAAGCATCTGAGAGAAGACAGCAGTCAAAACATCCCAGTAGATCTGACTTAATAAATGTTTGACTCGACCTTTATGAGTGGTTAAGATCTGAGTTACTGCAGTTAACTTTACTAAAGTGTGTAGAGCGTTGTGTTAGCACAAAAAGTCATACTGACACATATACTGATGAAGATACGTGTCGTgtactttagataaaagcatgaATGTAAATCTAAATGACAGCATGCATCTCACTTTTGCATTATGAGAATGTGTTTCTGAGTGaatcattacatttatttaacaataaTAAAGTATCTGACTTTTAACTAAGGAATGAAAAAGTTTCTGTATGATGTGTGTGAGGAGGAATTAGAGATGTTTTTAAGAGTGTCTGATTTTATTTCCTGTTTGATTTGATTTAGTGTTCTGGAATTATTCAGTGTGATTTAAAGGGTTAATTCAgcccaaaatgaaaatcctgtcgtcatttactcatccttatgtttttctaaacctgtacgagtttctttattctgtttaaCACAAACTgagatgttttaaaaaatgatgataagcacacagttgatggtacccgaACTATCTGtgtttcctactatggaagtcaatgggtaccattaactgtgtgcttattggggcggtttcccggacagggattagattagtcctagactaaaataaatgtaagagctgtccaaacggaaaacaacttgcactgacaaatcttaaaatacatcagtaccctttgttttgcctgaaaatgcacacaagtaatattTTTAGTAAGGCACATTTGTTCAacctagttatatttcctaactaaactaaggcctaatcctggATTAAATAATCCCTgtacgggaaaccaccccattatcTTTTGGGCAAATCCATGCAAATGTCGACCTTATTATGAAAGGTTTTTATCcaatgtttttaaccatactgaTATCTCTCAAGTTTTAGTAGaagtttttaaagcagttttttattattattgtctaTAGTTAATGGCAAATTTCCATGTCACATCCATATTATTGTTTCTTCCCCAAAATGGCACgtacaaaaatgaaataaatatgaaatgttCTTTAAGGAGCCCTGTTTTCTTCATTTGTTGGGtattattgcttctggtttgtgcCCTTTATGGTCACATCCATGTTTCCCTCAACTAAAACAGAAACCATGATTATAGGCTGATGtttttctgatgtctggacTGTCAGGGGTTCAGAGAAATATAAACCGAGATGGTTCACTGTGTtggtaataaatgcattctctgagaaattttatttcacgtttttgactgcaaatgtcacatcTATAATGCTGCAGGGCGAGTaaattaagacaacattttcattttgggaTGAACTCTGAAATAAAAATTTGATGAAATTTCATTTATGGATTtgtgttttatgtatttatttttacttattttgtatgtgtttttaatGCATGCTGTATTATAAGGTATGTACTGACTTGCACGTTGTCCAAGACAAATTTCCCAGCGATGGGACTAATACAGTAATTTGATTTTTCTGAATTGTTGGTCGTTAAAATGTTCCAGCGTGTGAACATCATGAGCAGTATGAAGAGTTTGATGAGAGTCAGTCGCTTGACACCCACCCTGACCcgtgcagtgcattctgggacaCGAACGTCCTCCTCTGTGGCACCGAGAGCTAAACATGTTGAGCGTCCGCTGACGCCAGAGGAGGTGTTCTCCCGCGAGGAACGCTACGGCGCTCATAACTACCACCCGCTGCCTGTCGCCCTGGAGCGAGGAGAAGGTGAGCACGCACAGACTTCACCATGATgaggtttataaaaaaaaaaactgaatgttGCATTAAGGGTTATTCTTCTTGTGTTTTAGGGCTTTACGTGTGGGACGTGGAGGGCCGGAGGTACTTTGATTTTCTCAGTGCGTACAGTGCTGTCAATCAGGGTCACTGTCACCCAAAGATCATCGCCGCCCTGACGGCTCAGGCCTCCAAACTGACGCTGACCTCCCGAGCTTTCTACAATGATGTGCTGGGCGCTTACGAACAATATGTCACCTCATTGTTTGGATATGATAAAGTTCTGCCCATGAACACAGGTACAGTGGTCCGATGTGCAGCTGGAGGTTTCAAACATTTAAGCTTATCAGCCAGACGATGATTTTACGgtcttgtgtttgtgtgttaaagGTGTGGAAGGTGGAGAAACGGCCTGTAAACTCGCTCGTAAGTGGGGGTACACTGTGAAGGGAATCCCAAAATATGAAGCAAAGATTGTTTTTGCAAGTAAGTCATCATCCCGCTCCCATCAGACACCAAATTACTCACAATACCTTGTTTCTGTTTTATCGTTATGGGCGGCAGATCCTTTAAAACCGTGCCACCAAAACTCTGGAATTCCTCCCATTAACCATCCGTGCCATTTCCTCTATAACCTCCTTTAAATACAACCTTAAAAACTGATCTCTTCATCAATTATTTTCAGCCCTCAGATGCTTAGGGTCCTGTGTATCCTCTCTCATGTGTATCTCATGTTTACTGGATGTGATTCTGTACTTTGTTAATATGTTTTGCTTGTACAGCGACCTTGAGTTTGGGAAAGtcactttataaataaaactctattattattattattaatgaactAGTTTATATGACACCAGACTGCAGCTGTCTCTGTCTTGATCAGTTGTGTGTGATTCACTTCTTGCTCctgaagctggtttagttggcTAGCCGGGtaagtttaggattagtttgtggCAATCCAGAGTTTTTAGATATGAAAGAAGCTTGGCTTTTAGCTGTGTTCACCACCGTAGTAACTTACGCTACCCGCCCGGCTAACCTGCTCCGGGACACATCAGATACATCCACTTGCACATATTTGACAATCAGAGTATCAGATATATCCTAATAGCTAACAAATTTGtgaaattttgaataaaaaaggaaataaaagcAGATCATCAGTCATTCAGCGTGGTGTGACAAGAAATGAATGACGCGTCTCCATGGGAACCAATGCCATAAAGTGATCGCCTTGAAAAACTTACGTGTGAAAAGATTAAGTAAGGCTTACATTTAAATgtgtctttgttttgttttgagtgcTTGGTCAATAAATAAAGTAATTATAAAGATGGGCACAAAACCTGTTTGTCGCACCCCACTTGTCATGTCTCTATTCCCCACCAATGGGCCGCGCCCCACACTGACTTTGAGAAACGCTGAGCTAACTTAACAGCTAACTTAGCAATAGGGGTACCTCCATTTGGTCAGGATTTTTCCTCTTTTTGGCTGGTGTCAACCAACAATGAAAAATCTTTGTCTGGCTCGACTGGCTGCCTTTCAATGTTTTCATCGTGCACCGTCAGCTTTCTCCAACTATTCATCTCAGCGACTGCACATGCGCAAAATAGTGACCAAACTTGGTAGAGAAAGCGGGTTATGTTATACCAAGTAGTCGGTGCGGTGGGCAGGGGGGTACATTacagattatttaaaatataatactaTCTTTCTCGCGGGCAAATGAAATTAATagagaaaacaagcaaaagtGTTCATTCggaatatttcatatttattttaatctgaatgATGTGATGATATTGGGGGGGGTTATATTAGCCAGATTTGAGTTTTGAGGGGGTCATGACCCCCGTAACCCCCGTGCAAATTACGCACATGAGTAAGACAATGGTAAATTGGATGTTATTATTAGTTGTATGATCCTTTGAATGAGTGGTAATGCAGCATGATGGgaagcgggtgtgcattatttttgaataattgaaAAGAACCAGAGTCAATTCTTTCTCTTATATCACAGTTAACACAGACATTGATCTGGTGGTTatttaaagacatttgacagatCAGGTGTGcgatttaaagaaaaataatcaacatctgtgtaacatttctcaaccaatcagaataaagcattcaacagattTGTGGTATAAAGGCATCATCCAACACTACTATCATCAATCTTTCTCCAACAGTTCTCTCTTTCTTTGACGGTGTATAATTCAGTGCCtgctatacatttttgtaaacgtAATATTTGTGCATAATTACTAAGAAATACACAGAACTTTATCTGGTCTTGATGTCACTCTTTCATGTGCACATGACACATCACGCTTATGGATTAATCATCAGTTTAAGATGAAATCTTGAGTATTCAGTATGAGTTTATGATTATATATCAGTTGTGTGATGTTCACATCTTCTCGCTTCTGCAATGGGAAATTTCTGGGGTCGTACGATGGCGGCAATCTCAAGTTCAACCGATCCCAGCAGTTACGACGGCTTCGGTCCGTTCATGCCAGGATTTGACCTCGTGCCATATAATGATGTTCCTGCACTCGAGGTAACGGACACACACACCAAACCCATCACACTGTCATATAAATCATTCATTTACATGCATTTGTATTTTACAGTTGGGTTTATTCAAAGTGATTTATTCtagttgtgtttttttctatattaaACCAGTTTTACCAGTTAACCACATGAGCACAGTAACGACCGAAGCACTTACAAAAGATGAATGTACTGTTGACTTTAATCTCCATCACACAAACTCTCTTATACTCTCTTATGTGATAGAAGAAGAGAAATGTTTTCTGTGCTAACACGCACCCATACTTAACCAGCAGGTTTATATTTAACCTGAAACTGAACCTGCTGAACTGCTGTCATTTAATATCCTCTgaggtgtgtgtgtctgtttttcACTCACTCATCATACATTTACACTTATAATCCATAAACAACACACAGAGTCTGAGAAACTAGCAGATACAAACTAATGTGAAGTTCAGGGagaaaagaagaaagaaagattctcatataataaattattatcaGTGTTCAAGTGTAAAGAGTTTGATACAGTAGACACGAGTCACGAAGATGTGGCtctgtgtgggtgtgtgtgtgtgtgtgtgtgtgtgtgtgtgtgtgtgtgtgtctgtgtgtgtgtgtctgtgtgcgtgtacgTACAGAAAGCGCTGCAGGATCCTCATGTTGCTGCGTTCATGGTGGAGCCGATTCAAGGTGAAGCCGGTGTGATCGTCCCTGATGCCGGTTATCTTAGAAAAGTTCGGGAGCTTTGCACTAAACACAATGCAAGTACaactaaacacacacaaacgaTCGTGTACatgatttatatattttgtatgtatGATTCCCTGTCAAGCTAATATGATGTGGTTTGATTATAAATACTGCAGTTGATGATAATAATCATGCATGTGTGTCTCAGTTCCTGACAGTGTTTGTCTGATCTGGTTTGTGTGTGTACTCATCTGATCTGGTCTGGTCTGTGTTTGTTGTAGGTTCTGTTTATTGCTGATGAGGTTCAGACTGGTTTAGCTCGTACTGGACGCCGTCTGGCTGTGGATCATGAGGCTGTCAGACCGGATCTGGTAGTGCTTGGAAAAGCTTTGTCAGGAGGAGTTTATCCTGTaagtcacacacacaaacacacacacagcgtGACAATAACGCACATACAGTTCAAGTTTGtttctatagcacttttcacacaCATTGTGTAACAAATAGagaataaatgtagaaatagtAAAAGTAATGTTGTGTGTTTTAGGTTTCTGCAGTCTTATGTGATGATGAGGTGATGTTGACCATTAAACCTGGAGAACATGGATCCACATATGGAGGAAATCCTCTGGCCTGTCAGGTCGCTATCGCCGCTCTGGAGGTCAGTGCGCATGTTTCTGATCATGAAGAAGtgattattatttatttctcatCCGTTTCATGAGCAACTTTTAATGGCTGTAGGTTCTAGAGGAAGAAAAACTGTCTGAAAACGCTGAGAAGATGGGTGAGATTCTGAGAGCCGAACTGAAGAAACTTCCCAGAGAGATTGTGAGCGACGTGCGAGGGAAAGGTCTTCTGAACGCCATCATCATCAAAGAGACCGAAGGTTCCCATACAATCCAAAAACAAACCCCAATCACGTTTAGTTCTCGTACTTCTTGTTTAGTATTACTGAGGTGTCACCGTTTACTCATCAGCAGTATTTAAGATGTGATGTAAGAATGAGTGAAAGTAAACTTATATTACACATCACTAAAAACAGGATAGACAACAGTGTCCATTAGCATGTTTGTAGATATATACTGTAGTTTTATTGAACTtaaacagggctccagactgccaccaaaatttgagagtgtgccactgaattttacatccagtggcacatgtgcgaccagtaaatttgaccttttatttgtgatgtgacactgaatttgaaacagcacattgtactttctgcatctatcagcaaagtatttattaataataaagtggaaatgagtagaaatgtgaatatttggttagcgtgttgatttacggtgtgtgcccctaaattttctggttgcgtcCCTACAATTTTCAGTTGGGGACCCTGTgttcctagtgaaaaaagttagtctggagcaatgttaacatttaaacttttctaagcactttttaaagtttgtttatttaaagtccATATAAATTTTTGGGGCCGTGTCCTCTGTcgtgctgaaaccacacccactcacaGGAAAGGCGCCatctctctcaactttcaaatacagct is a window from the Misgurnus anguillicaudatus chromosome 4, ASM2758022v2, whole genome shotgun sequence genome containing:
- the lhpp gene encoding phospholysine phosphohistidine inorganic pyrophosphate phosphatase produces the protein MRSGVRCMAAVSSMECVKGVKGVILDMCGVLYDSGEGGGRPIQGSVEAVKRLMDSGLILRFCTNETQNTREKFVQKLRRMGFDISVSDVFSPAPALMRILRERGLQPHLLVHDDLIPEFDGIEMNSPNCVVIGDAADRFSYENLNEAFRVLIGLKKPILFSLGQGRYYKETDGLKLDVGVFMKALEYACDVQAEVVGKPSPEFFQSVLRDMNLQPHEVVMVGDDLVNDVGGAQRCGIKGVQVRTGKYRPSDEDHPSVKADAYVDDLAAAVDAILTQKH
- the oat gene encoding ornithine aminotransferase, mitochondrial isoform X2, giving the protein MSSMKSLMRVSRLTPTLTRAVHSGTRTSSSVAPRAKHVERPLTPEEVFSREERYGAHNYHPLPVALERGEGLYVWDVEGRRYFDFLSAYSAVNQGHCHPKIIAALTAQASKLTLTSRAFYNDVLGAYEQYVTSLFGYDKVLPMNTGVEGGETACKLARKWGYTVKGIPKYEAKIVFAMGNFWGRTMAAISSSTDPSSYDGFGPFMPGFDLVPYNDVPALEKALQDPHVAAFMVEPIQGEAGVIVPDAGYLRKVRELCTKHNVLFIADEVQTGLARTGRRLAVDHEAVRPDLVVLGKALSGGVYPVSAVLCDDEVMLTIKPGEHGSTYGGNPLACQVAIAALEVLEEEKLSENAEKMGEILRAELKKLPREIVSDVRGKGLLNAIIIKETEDYDAWRVCLRLRDNGLLAKPTHGDIIRLAPPLIIKEDEIRESVDIISRTIMSF
- the oat gene encoding ornithine aminotransferase, mitochondrial isoform X1, which codes for MFQRVNIMSSMKSLMRVSRLTPTLTRAVHSGTRTSSSVAPRAKHVERPLTPEEVFSREERYGAHNYHPLPVALERGEGLYVWDVEGRRYFDFLSAYSAVNQGHCHPKIIAALTAQASKLTLTSRAFYNDVLGAYEQYVTSLFGYDKVLPMNTGVEGGETACKLARKWGYTVKGIPKYEAKIVFAMGNFWGRTMAAISSSTDPSSYDGFGPFMPGFDLVPYNDVPALEKALQDPHVAAFMVEPIQGEAGVIVPDAGYLRKVRELCTKHNVLFIADEVQTGLARTGRRLAVDHEAVRPDLVVLGKALSGGVYPVSAVLCDDEVMLTIKPGEHGSTYGGNPLACQVAIAALEVLEEEKLSENAEKMGEILRAELKKLPREIVSDVRGKGLLNAIIIKETEDYDAWRVCLRLRDNGLLAKPTHGDIIRLAPPLIIKEDEIRESVDIISRTIMSF